One window of the Eucalyptus grandis isolate ANBG69807.140 chromosome 8, ASM1654582v1, whole genome shotgun sequence genome contains the following:
- the LOC104417225 gene encoding early nodulin-75 produces the protein MSSGYLLVLLLGAVLFAAAVLSDGHHPLKKEHKPHHKHHHKLTKKKKHHHKHHPGGRHLMETVEAEDSHKPFPKHKPPHHDHPLEHILVEEVEKEDSHKKPFPGKKPPHHPGHLLAEEVEADEKKKPFPEHKPPKKGDKPPPKHKPPHKGHILVKEVEEDSKKPFPEHKPPMKGEEPKKGKGDKPPPKHKPPHEGHILVEEVEEDSKKPFCEHKPPKKGEEPKKGKGEKPPPKHKLCL, from the coding sequence ATGTCTTCCGGGTACTTGCTAGTTTTGCTCCTGGGAGCGGTGCTTTTCGCCGCTGCCGTCCTCTCCGACGGCCACCACCCTTTAAAAAAAGAGCATAAACCACACCACAAGCACCACCAcaaactgaccaaaaaaaaaaagcaccaccACAAGCACCACCCTGGTGGTCGCCATCTCATGGAGACCGTCGAAGCCGAGGACTCACACAAGCCATTCCCTAAACACAAGCCCCCACACCACGACCACCCTCTCGAGCACATTCTTGTCGAGGAGGTTGAAAAGGAAGACTCCCACAAAAAGCCATTCCCCGGCAAGAAACCGCCCCACCACCCCGGCCACTTGCTTGCCGAGGAAGTGGAAGCcgatgaaaaaaagaagccatTCCCCGAGCACAAACCCCCAAAGAAAGGCGACAAGCCACCACCGAAGCACAAGCCGCCCCACAAGGGACACATTCTCGTAAAGGAGGTGGAAGAGGACTCGAAGAAGCCATTCCCTGAGCACAAGCCCCCCATGAAAGGTGAGGAGCCCAAGAAGGGAAAGGGAGATAAGCCACCACCAAAGCACAAGCCACCACACGAGGGACACATTCTCGTAGAGGAGGTGGAAGAGGACTCTAAGAAGCCATTCTGTGAGCACAAGCCGCCAAAGAAAGGCGAGGAGCCAAAgaagggaaagggagagaagccgCCCCCAAAGCAcaagctttgcttgtga